In the genome of Nocardiopsis composta, one region contains:
- a CDS encoding bifunctional acetate--CoA ligase family protein/GNAT family N-acetyltransferase, with protein MQPYPKHWEADVVLTDGGTAHIRPITPEDADLLRAFHARLSPETIYFRFFAPYPRLSDRDVKRFTEVDYDERVALIATISGVMVSVVRYDKIGDDEAEVAFVVEDAHQGRGLASVLLEHIGAAARERGVRRFIADVLPENRRMINVFREAGYTAQQTFDEGVIRLTLDLEPTDHSEEVMRAREQRAESRSIARLLFPESVAVIGASRTAHTIGQTALRNLLAGDFQGPVFPVHPEARAVAGVRAYPSVLDIPDPVDLAVVAVRADMVTEVVQECAQKGVHGLVVVSSGFGEIGPEGRARQEELVSTARAAGMRVVGPNGLGVANTDPAVSLNATLSPYVPPRGPIGFFSQSGALGRAILQRVSERGIGLSTFVSAGNRADVSGNDLIQYWQEDPATEVVLQYLESLGNPRKFTRLARRLAQHKPVVAVRSGGSSQGIPTGHAAGALALPDYAVTSLFEQAGVVRVDDITQMFDVAQLFAYQPLPSGPRVAILGNSDSLGLLVKDAAIRSGLKPHDPVDLGPKATAEDFDRALTEALADERVHAVIVVFIPALIPISDDVAEVMRSKAASSAKPILTTYLGHQGLPEELRQVNENGETARGSVPSYLAPEDAVRALAHATRYALWRGRDSGRHPELPDVDGARARQVVDAALERMEAAGGGDAQRPVWFTSEPVHNEETAVPAETTRELLSCYGIKVWPDIPVSSADEAVAAAEELGYPVVVKANAPDLRLRAGGSGIRADLRSAADVKGAFEALHGRLGDEAMLVVQQMVVPGVPTVVRAGDNPSFGAVVGFGLADVTAELLDDRAFRLAPLSNTDAADLVHAVRASPLLFGLPAGATSLADQPDVEALQDLLIRVSRLADAFPEVGHLDLDPVTVNAEGAHVLGARMWLRRPPELRPDSGPRRLRGASSF; from the coding sequence GTGCAGCCATACCCGAAACACTGGGAAGCCGACGTCGTTCTCACCGACGGCGGGACCGCCCACATTCGGCCGATCACCCCAGAGGACGCCGACCTGCTCCGGGCCTTCCACGCGCGGTTGTCCCCGGAGACGATCTACTTCCGGTTCTTCGCCCCCTACCCGAGGCTCTCCGACCGCGACGTGAAACGCTTCACCGAGGTCGACTACGACGAGCGGGTGGCCCTCATCGCCACCATCTCCGGGGTCATGGTGTCGGTGGTCCGCTACGACAAGATCGGCGACGACGAGGCCGAGGTCGCCTTCGTCGTCGAGGACGCGCACCAGGGCCGCGGCCTCGCCTCGGTCCTGCTGGAGCACATCGGCGCGGCCGCCCGGGAGCGCGGGGTGCGCCGGTTCATCGCCGACGTCCTCCCGGAGAACCGGCGGATGATCAACGTGTTCCGGGAGGCCGGCTACACCGCCCAGCAGACCTTCGACGAGGGCGTCATCCGGCTCACCCTGGACCTGGAGCCCACCGACCACTCCGAGGAGGTCATGCGCGCCCGCGAGCAGCGCGCCGAGTCGCGCTCGATCGCCCGGCTGCTCTTCCCGGAGTCGGTCGCGGTCATCGGCGCGAGCCGGACCGCGCACACCATCGGCCAGACCGCGCTGCGCAACCTGCTCGCCGGGGACTTCCAGGGCCCGGTCTTCCCGGTCCACCCCGAGGCGCGCGCGGTGGCCGGGGTGCGCGCCTACCCCAGCGTGCTGGACATCCCCGACCCGGTGGACCTGGCCGTGGTCGCGGTCCGCGCGGACATGGTCACCGAGGTCGTCCAGGAATGCGCGCAGAAGGGCGTGCACGGCCTGGTGGTGGTCAGCTCCGGGTTCGGCGAGATCGGCCCGGAGGGCAGGGCCCGCCAGGAGGAGCTGGTCAGCACCGCGCGCGCCGCCGGGATGCGGGTGGTGGGCCCGAACGGCCTGGGGGTGGCCAACACCGACCCGGCCGTCTCGCTCAACGCGACGCTCTCCCCGTACGTGCCGCCGCGCGGACCGATCGGCTTCTTCTCCCAGTCCGGTGCGCTGGGCCGGGCCATCCTGCAGCGGGTCAGCGAGCGCGGCATCGGCCTGTCCACCTTCGTCTCGGCCGGCAACCGGGCCGACGTCTCCGGCAACGACCTCATCCAGTACTGGCAGGAGGACCCCGCCACCGAGGTGGTGCTGCAGTACCTCGAGTCGCTGGGCAACCCGCGCAAGTTCACCCGGCTCGCCCGCCGCCTGGCCCAGCACAAGCCGGTCGTCGCGGTGCGCAGCGGCGGTTCCTCGCAGGGCATCCCCACCGGGCACGCGGCCGGCGCGCTGGCGCTGCCCGACTACGCGGTCACCTCCCTGTTCGAGCAGGCCGGCGTGGTGCGGGTGGACGACATCACCCAGATGTTCGACGTCGCCCAGCTCTTCGCCTACCAGCCGCTGCCCTCCGGCCCCCGGGTCGCCATCCTCGGCAACTCCGACTCGCTGGGCCTGCTGGTCAAGGACGCCGCGATACGCAGCGGCCTCAAGCCGCACGACCCGGTCGACCTGGGCCCCAAGGCCACCGCGGAGGACTTCGACCGGGCGCTGACCGAGGCGCTCGCCGACGAGCGGGTGCACGCCGTCATCGTGGTCTTCATCCCCGCGCTCATCCCGATCTCCGACGACGTGGCCGAGGTGATGCGCTCCAAGGCGGCCTCCTCGGCCAAGCCGATCCTCACCACCTACCTCGGCCACCAGGGGCTGCCCGAGGAGCTCCGCCAGGTCAACGAGAACGGCGAGACCGCCCGCGGCTCCGTCCCCTCCTACCTGGCCCCGGAGGACGCGGTGCGGGCGCTGGCGCACGCCACCCGGTACGCGCTGTGGCGCGGGCGGGACTCGGGCCGCCACCCCGAGCTGCCCGACGTCGACGGGGCGCGCGCCCGGCAGGTGGTCGACGCCGCGCTGGAGCGGATGGAGGCCGCCGGCGGCGGCGACGCCCAGCGCCCGGTCTGGTTCACCAGCGAGCCGGTGCACAACGAGGAGACCGCGGTGCCCGCGGAGACCACCCGCGAACTGCTGTCCTGCTACGGGATCAAGGTCTGGCCGGACATTCCGGTGTCCTCCGCGGACGAGGCGGTCGCCGCCGCCGAGGAGCTGGGCTACCCGGTCGTGGTCAAGGCCAACGCCCCCGACCTGCGGCTGCGGGCCGGCGGCAGCGGCATCCGCGCCGACCTGCGCAGCGCGGCCGACGTCAAGGGCGCCTTCGAGGCGCTGCACGGCCGCCTCGGCGACGAGGCGATGCTGGTGGTGCAGCAGATGGTGGTGCCGGGCGTGCCCACCGTGGTGCGGGCTGGCGACAACCCGTCCTTCGGCGCGGTGGTCGGCTTCGGCCTGGCCGACGTCACCGCGGAGCTCCTGGACGACCGGGCGTTCCGGCTGGCGCCGCTGAGCAACACCGACGCGGCCGACCTGGTGCACGCGGTGCGCGCCTCGCCGCTGCTGTTCGGGCTGCCCGCCGGGGCCACCAGCCTCGCCGACCAGCCCGACGTGGAGGCCCTCCAGGACCTGCTGATCCGGGTCTCCCGGCTGGCCGACGCCTTCCCCGAGGTCGGCCACCTCGACCTGGACCCGGTGACCGTCAACGCCGAGGGCGCGCACGTGCTCGGCGCCCGGATGTGGCTCCGCCGCCCGCCGGAGCTGCGCCCGGACAGCGGCCCGCGCCGGCTGCGCGGCGCCTCCTCCTTCTGA
- a CDS encoding DUF5998 family protein, producing MRKTRAVPTDWRLEIERSGYYPGLVIDAVGTALGGESAEAFVVHHEATFDPAMEMRRHITVLLLTPTRLVVCHTDEHPAGEGAERPHASTTTDAIGLGNIQSVALTRVVADPAEYTPGTLPSEAVLSISLSVNWGAIAHIDLEPASCADESCEADHGYTGAITAEPLTLRVSQAADGADAVATVINFADVLSAATAR from the coding sequence ATGAGGAAAACGCGTGCCGTGCCCACCGACTGGCGTCTGGAGATCGAGCGGAGCGGCTACTACCCCGGCCTGGTGATCGACGCGGTCGGCACCGCCCTCGGCGGCGAGAGCGCCGAGGCCTTCGTCGTCCACCACGAGGCCACGTTCGACCCGGCCATGGAGATGCGCCGGCACATCACCGTGCTGCTGCTGACCCCGACCCGCCTCGTCGTCTGCCACACCGACGAGCACCCGGCGGGCGAGGGCGCGGAGCGCCCGCACGCCTCCACCACCACCGACGCGATCGGGCTCGGCAACATCCAGTCGGTCGCGCTCACCCGGGTCGTCGCCGACCCGGCCGAGTACACCCCGGGCACGCTGCCCAGCGAGGCGGTGCTCAGCATCAGCCTCAGCGTGAACTGGGGCGCGATCGCCCACATCGACCTGGAGCCGGCCTCCTGCGCGGACGAGTCCTGCGAGGCCGACCACGGCTACACCGGCGCCATCACCGCGGAGCCGCTCACCCTGCGGGTCAGCCAGGCCGCCGACGGCGCGGACGCCGTGGCCACCGTGATCAACTTCGCCGACGTCCTGTCCGCCGCCACAGCCCGCTGA
- a CDS encoding alkaline phosphatase family protein produces MSTAGPSGGAAGAADAPFEAPRYGAGSLADLAPSVLASLGVRGEPNVLGLPPVRRACVLLIDGMGWELLLAHREHAPFLSSLIDAPATRPALTAAFPTTTATSLTTFGTGAVPGHHGIVGYKVVVPGTDTVLNQLRWGEESGVDPEEWQPLTTAYQRAERAGVTTGYVASAAYEHSRLTRATARGSGYLPADDLTSVAVRTAAALTRGERSLVFAYHPDLDGYGHRFGIASDHWRIHLGQVDRLVEQIAGALPPDAALYITADHGMVDSDPAQRVDLEADPELRRGVRVVAGEARMRQVYTEPGATEDVRAAWAERLGPAALVLTREEAVAAGYYGPATDGAVRERIGDVLAVARGSATLVLPEAEPLESGLVGQHGSLTPAELSIPLLAATTVR; encoded by the coding sequence TTGAGCACTGCAGGTCCGAGCGGCGGCGCGGCGGGCGCCGCGGACGCCCCCTTCGAGGCCCCGCGCTACGGCGCCGGATCCCTGGCCGACCTGGCGCCGTCGGTGCTGGCCTCGCTCGGGGTCCGGGGCGAGCCGAACGTGCTCGGCCTGCCCCCGGTCCGCCGCGCCTGCGTGCTGCTCATCGACGGGATGGGCTGGGAGCTGCTGCTGGCCCACCGGGAGCACGCACCGTTCCTGTCCTCGCTGATCGACGCCCCGGCGACGCGCCCCGCGCTCACCGCGGCCTTCCCCACCACCACCGCGACCAGCCTCACCACCTTCGGCACCGGCGCGGTCCCCGGCCACCACGGCATCGTCGGCTACAAGGTCGTCGTCCCCGGTACCGACACCGTCCTCAACCAGCTCCGCTGGGGCGAGGAGAGCGGGGTCGACCCCGAGGAGTGGCAGCCGCTGACCACCGCCTACCAGCGCGCCGAACGCGCCGGGGTGACCACCGGCTACGTCGCCTCCGCCGCCTACGAGCACAGCAGGCTCACCCGGGCCACCGCGCGCGGCAGCGGCTACCTGCCGGCCGACGACCTCACCTCGGTCGCGGTGCGCACCGCGGCGGCGCTGACCCGGGGCGAGCGCTCCCTGGTCTTCGCCTACCACCCCGACCTCGACGGCTACGGGCACCGGTTCGGGATCGCCTCCGACCACTGGCGTATCCACCTGGGGCAGGTGGACCGGCTGGTCGAGCAGATCGCCGGCGCGCTGCCGCCCGACGCGGCGCTGTACATCACCGCCGACCACGGCATGGTCGACTCCGACCCCGCCCAGCGGGTCGACCTGGAGGCCGACCCCGAGCTCCGGCGCGGCGTGCGGGTCGTCGCGGGAGAGGCGCGGATGCGCCAGGTCTACACCGAGCCCGGGGCCACCGAGGACGTCCGCGCGGCCTGGGCCGAGCGGCTCGGGCCGGCCGCCCTGGTGCTCACCCGGGAGGAGGCCGTCGCCGCGGGCTACTACGGCCCGGCGACCGACGGCGCGGTCCGCGAGCGGATCGGCGACGTGCTGGCCGTCGCCCGCGGCAGCGCCACCCTGGTCCTGCCCGAGGCGGAACCGCTGGAGAGCGGCCTGGTCGGCCAGCACGGCTCGCTGACCCCCGCCGAGCTGAGCATCCCGCTGCTGGCCGCGACCACCGTGCGCTGA
- a CDS encoding peroxiredoxin, translating to MAAVDIGDHAPDFSLPDQHGEPRDLRGLLADGPLALFFYPAAMTPGCTAESCRFRDLSAEFAELGAGCAGISADPVDRQAAFDGRHGLGFPLLSDPDGTVARSYGVRRTAPGLSALAPTRRHTFVIDTDRTVLQVVRSEIRMSAHADGALEALRARRARG from the coding sequence GTGGCGGCCGTGGACATCGGTGACCATGCCCCCGACTTCTCGCTGCCCGACCAGCACGGCGAACCGCGCGACCTGCGCGGGCTGCTGGCCGACGGCCCGCTGGCGCTCTTCTTCTACCCCGCGGCGATGACCCCGGGGTGCACCGCGGAGAGCTGCCGCTTCCGCGACCTCTCGGCGGAGTTCGCCGAGCTCGGCGCGGGCTGCGCCGGGATCAGCGCCGACCCGGTGGACCGCCAGGCCGCCTTCGACGGCCGGCACGGCCTCGGCTTCCCGCTGCTGTCCGACCCGGACGGGACCGTCGCCCGGAGCTACGGGGTGCGGCGGACGGCCCCCGGCCTGTCCGCGCTGGCGCCCACCCGCAGGCACACCTTCGTCATCGACACCGACCGCACGGTGCTGCAGGTGGTGCGGAGCGAGATCCGGATGAGCGCGCACGCCGACGGGGCCCTGGAGGCGCTGCGCGCCCGCCGCGCCCGCGGCTGA
- a CDS encoding enoyl-CoA hydratase-related protein: protein MAEPDSGRPLVRRDSDRGIATITLDSEHNRNALSARLRTELAAELAAAMADDGVRAVVLTGAGRVFCAGADLKEVGEQLAGKEPDPAAPGMAEIFSAIMEAPKPVVARLNGTARAGGLGLVAAADIAIAPEETEFAFSEVRIGVVPAMISIPVSVRMTDRAMTRYFLTGEVFGAREAAASGLLTEAVPAGELDAATDAVLDGLRAAAPGALTGAKALLGADGAEERGKAFARMAELSARYFASEEAAEGRAAFFEKRKPKWVL from the coding sequence ATGGCGGAACCGGACAGCGGGCGACCGCTGGTGCGGCGCGATTCCGACCGCGGGATCGCCACCATCACCCTGGACTCCGAGCACAACCGCAACGCGCTGTCCGCGCGGCTGCGCACCGAGCTCGCCGCGGAGCTCGCCGCGGCGATGGCCGACGACGGCGTGCGCGCCGTGGTGCTCACCGGCGCGGGCCGGGTGTTCTGCGCCGGGGCCGATCTGAAGGAGGTCGGCGAGCAGCTCGCCGGGAAGGAGCCCGACCCGGCCGCGCCCGGCATGGCGGAGATCTTCTCCGCGATCATGGAGGCGCCCAAGCCCGTGGTGGCCAGGCTCAACGGCACCGCGCGGGCCGGCGGGCTCGGCCTGGTGGCGGCCGCCGACATCGCGATCGCCCCGGAGGAGACCGAGTTCGCCTTCTCCGAGGTGCGCATCGGGGTGGTCCCGGCGATGATCTCCATCCCGGTCTCGGTGCGGATGACCGACCGGGCGATGACCCGCTACTTCCTCACCGGCGAGGTGTTCGGCGCCCGCGAGGCGGCCGCCTCCGGCCTGCTCACCGAGGCCGTCCCGGCCGGGGAGCTGGACGCCGCCACCGATGCGGTGCTGGACGGCCTGCGCGCGGCCGCGCCCGGCGCGCTCACCGGCGCCAAGGCCCTGCTCGGCGCGGACGGAGCGGAGGAGCGCGGCAAGGCGTTCGCCCGGATGGCCGAGCTGTCCGCCCGCTATTTCGCCAGTGAGGAGGCGGCCGAGGGACGGGCCGCGTTCTTCGAGAAACGCAAGCCGAAGTGGGTGCTGTAA
- a CDS encoding MBL fold metallo-hydrolase — MTYSGDTRVGGPADTRDLSELTISKLAVGGMDNNVYLLRCKRTGEAALIDAADEADRILDLIGDDGLARVITTHRHGDHWQALAEVVGTTGARTVAHPADAGELPVSVDDAVEHGDRIPVGEAELRVIHLRGHTPGSIALRYDDPSGTVHLFTGDSLFPGGVGKTWSDADFRSLLSDVEERIFAELGDDTWVYPGHGKDTTLGAERPHLEEWRARGW; from the coding sequence GTGACCTACTCCGGAGATACGCGGGTCGGCGGACCCGCCGACACGCGCGACCTGTCCGAACTGACCATCAGCAAGCTCGCCGTCGGGGGCATGGACAACAACGTCTACCTGCTCCGCTGCAAGAGGACCGGCGAGGCGGCGCTGATCGACGCCGCGGACGAGGCCGACCGCATCCTGGACCTGATCGGTGACGACGGGCTGGCCCGGGTGATCACCACGCACCGGCACGGCGACCACTGGCAGGCCCTGGCCGAGGTGGTGGGCACCACCGGCGCCCGCACCGTGGCGCACCCGGCCGACGCCGGCGAACTCCCGGTCTCCGTCGACGACGCGGTGGAGCACGGCGACCGCATCCCGGTCGGCGAGGCCGAACTGCGGGTCATCCACCTCCGCGGCCACACCCCGGGGTCGATCGCACTCCGCTACGACGACCCCTCGGGCACCGTCCACCTGTTCACCGGGGACAGCCTGTTCCCCGGGGGCGTCGGCAAGACCTGGTCCGACGCGGACTTCCGGTCGCTGCTGAGCGACGTCGAGGAGCGCATCTTCGCCGAACTCGGCGACGACACCTGGGTCTACCCGGGGCACGGCAAGGACACCACCCTCGGGGCCGAACGCCCCCACCTGGAGGAATGGCGCGCCCGCGGCTGGTGA
- a CDS encoding DUF2203 domain-containing protein encodes MTSDPEDASPSGPRVFTLEEARDLMPEIRRRTAELVELRADLAELAADLRSSGASELGGRAELKGLEARFEELRAWFPENGVEVKGLAPILLDLPALLDGAPVRLCWLEGEPELAWYHRSELGFIGRRPLPG; translated from the coding sequence ATGACTTCCGATCCCGAAGACGCCTCTCCGTCCGGACCGCGGGTGTTCACCCTGGAGGAGGCCCGCGATCTGATGCCGGAGATCCGCCGGCGCACCGCGGAGCTGGTGGAGCTCCGCGCCGACCTCGCCGAGCTCGCCGCCGACCTGCGCTCCTCCGGCGCCTCGGAGCTGGGCGGCCGGGCCGAGCTCAAGGGCCTGGAGGCCCGGTTCGAAGAGCTCCGCGCCTGGTTCCCGGAGAACGGGGTGGAGGTGAAGGGCCTGGCCCCCATCCTGCTCGACCTGCCGGCCCTCCTCGACGGCGCCCCCGTCCGGCTCTGCTGGCTGGAGGGCGAACCCGAGCTCGCCTGGTACCACCGCAGCGAACTGGGCTTCATCGGCCGCCGCCCGCTCCCGGGCTGA
- a CDS encoding CHAT domain-containing protein: protein MTVLPSDDLFDSATLLARDPGAARRTAERTLASRPGPAARAEATRLLGLCLYEQGDTAGAERVLRRAAAIGAAAGQHRAVERARRARLAIRSQHGGPGLSGPRLGGSASPPAALLLRLGVDHAQRGRFAAAAEEFGAALTALPDDGGHFPPALLCNRGRALLYAGRGAEAEDDLQRALGLAEQRALGYLRGAVLQNLACLAGWHGDTARALELFAAAEATASPGRRTALALDRADALLSAGMRDEAAHCLASASPDRGAPGAEAASALLLAAKYRLSRGEHSRALDLARRLLRSFPPESLWSALARTVEWAALCLLRPDPAPFLAAVPSLPASPVGPPPGAGAPAAPLRTGALRADTLRAAARCVPYLPPTADGGRAGRARSAALERVERGDHSGALRLLCAVRSARLPGHMEAAGHAFPQEREIAAAALARALAAGCGAAALDWLEFTARAGSAAPTGGCTARTWAGSVDRFRGARLRAGADPGAAEEFRRPSGRLLSAQWHRCRPGRRAEPSGGAAEALRERLGDRAFIGYARSGGVHAAVTVAGGDVRVHPLPDAGEAEDAVAKLLFAARSRAALDGDPGAPLPAGDTDAVERLLLRPVAAAVGDRPLVLLPAPYAQGLPWGLLPSLRGREVCIAPSPGAWAALDADRGAAAGPALLACGPGLDGGREELRALRNRYGGAEVLERAGTAAVLRRLPGAPLAHLIGHGSVPSGTPMLSGILFADGPLFAYDVELLPGAPRLTVLSSCWTGRSVPAPSGAPLGLAAALIARGGRTVVAGVLPVRDGCIRGPMERFHAALAGGAGPARAVADHLAAYGFVCLGAG from the coding sequence GTGACGGTGCTGCCCAGCGACGACCTCTTCGACTCCGCCACCCTGCTGGCCCGGGACCCGGGCGCCGCCCGGCGGACCGCCGAGCGGACGCTGGCCTCCCGGCCGGGGCCGGCCGCTCGGGCCGAGGCCACCCGGCTGCTCGGCCTCTGCCTGTACGAGCAGGGCGACACCGCCGGGGCCGAGCGGGTGCTGCGTCGGGCGGCGGCGATCGGCGCGGCGGCGGGGCAGCACCGCGCGGTGGAGCGGGCGCGCCGGGCCCGGCTGGCCATCCGGTCCCAGCACGGCGGCCCCGGGCTCTCCGGTCCGCGCCTGGGCGGCTCCGCCTCTCCCCCGGCCGCGCTCCTGCTCCGCCTCGGGGTCGACCACGCCCAGCGGGGCCGGTTCGCCGCCGCGGCCGAGGAGTTCGGCGCGGCCCTGACCGCCCTTCCCGACGACGGCGGCCACTTCCCTCCGGCCCTGCTGTGCAACCGCGGCCGGGCGCTCCTCTACGCCGGCCGCGGCGCCGAAGCCGAGGACGACCTGCAGCGCGCCCTCGGCCTGGCCGAGCAGCGGGCGCTGGGCTATCTGCGCGGCGCCGTACTGCAGAACCTCGCCTGCCTGGCCGGCTGGCACGGGGACACCGCGCGCGCCCTGGAGCTCTTCGCGGCGGCCGAGGCGACCGCGTCCCCCGGCCGCCGCACGGCGCTCGCCCTGGACCGGGCCGACGCCCTGCTGAGCGCGGGGATGCGCGACGAGGCTGCGCACTGCCTCGCCTCCGCCTCCCCCGACCGCGGCGCCCCCGGGGCGGAGGCCGCCTCCGCCCTGCTGCTGGCGGCCAAGTACCGGCTCAGCCGGGGCGAGCACTCCCGCGCCCTCGACCTCGCCCGCCGCCTGCTGCGCTCCTTCCCGCCGGAGTCGCTCTGGTCCGCGCTGGCCCGCACCGTGGAGTGGGCCGCGCTCTGCCTGCTCCGGCCGGACCCCGCCCCCTTCCTCGCCGCCGTCCCCTCCCTTCCCGCCTCCCCGGTCGGCCCGCCGCCCGGTGCCGGTGCCCCCGCCGCGCCGCTCCGCACCGGTGCGCTCCGGGCGGACACGCTGCGCGCCGCCGCCCGGTGCGTGCCGTACCTGCCGCCGACCGCGGACGGCGGGCGGGCCGGCCGGGCCCGCTCCGCCGCGCTGGAGCGGGTCGAGCGGGGAGACCACTCCGGAGCGCTGCGCCTGCTCTGCGCGGTGCGGTCCGCGCGGCTGCCCGGGCACATGGAAGCCGCCGGACACGCCTTCCCCCAGGAGCGGGAGATCGCCGCGGCCGCCCTGGCCCGGGCGCTGGCGGCCGGGTGCGGGGCTGCGGCGCTCGACTGGCTGGAGTTCACCGCCCGGGCCGGCTCCGCCGCCCCCACCGGGGGATGCACCGCAAGGACCTGGGCCGGGTCGGTGGACCGGTTCCGCGGCGCCCGGCTGCGCGCCGGGGCGGACCCCGGGGCCGCGGAGGAGTTCCGCCGGCCGTCCGGGCGGCTGCTGTCCGCGCAGTGGCACCGGTGCCGGCCGGGGCGTCGCGCGGAGCCCTCCGGCGGCGCGGCCGAAGCGCTGCGGGAGCGGCTCGGCGACAGGGCGTTCATCGGCTATGCCCGGAGCGGCGGGGTGCACGCCGCGGTCACGGTCGCCGGCGGCGACGTGCGGGTGCACCCGCTGCCGGACGCCGGGGAGGCCGAGGACGCCGTCGCGAAGCTGCTCTTCGCCGCGCGCTCGCGGGCGGCGCTGGACGGCGATCCGGGCGCGCCGCTGCCGGCGGGCGACACCGACGCGGTGGAGCGGCTGCTGCTGAGGCCGGTGGCGGCGGCCGTCGGCGACCGCCCGCTGGTCCTCCTCCCCGCGCCCTACGCGCAGGGGCTGCCGTGGGGGCTGCTCCCCTCGCTGCGCGGCCGGGAGGTCTGCATCGCCCCGTCCCCGGGCGCCTGGGCGGCGCTGGACGCCGACCGCGGGGCGGCCGCCGGCCCGGCGCTGCTCGCCTGCGGCCCGGGGCTGGACGGCGGCCGGGAGGAGCTGCGCGCGCTGCGGAACCGGTACGGCGGGGCCGAGGTGCTGGAGCGGGCCGGCACCGCGGCGGTGCTGCGCCGGCTGCCCGGCGCGCCGCTCGCCCACCTGATCGGGCACGGCTCGGTTCCGTCCGGGACGCCGATGCTCTCCGGGATCCTCTTCGCCGACGGCCCGCTGTTCGCCTACGACGTGGAGCTGCTTCCCGGGGCGCCGCGGCTGACCGTGCTGTCGTCCTGCTGGACGGGGCGGTCGGTGCCGGCCCCCTCCGGCGCCCCGCTGGGGCTGGCCGCGGCGCTCATCGCGCGCGGCGGGCGCACGGTCGTCGCCGGCGTGCTCCCGGTCCGGGACGGCTGCATCCGCGGTCCGATGGAGCGCTTCCACGCCGCCCTGGCCGGGGGCGCCGGCCCCGCGCGGGCCGTCGCCGACCACCTCGCCGCGTACGGCTTCGTCTGCCTGGGCGCCGGCTGA
- a CDS encoding YbaK/EbsC family protein — MTADQTPGPTALNERRPEELPERSRIVAEALKAAGIPGGIVELDASARTAALAAQALGCEVGAIANSLVFMAEDTPVLVLTSGRHRVDTAALAARLGLPALKRATPEQVRSATGQAIGGVAPVGHPEPLLTVVDEALRDHPRIWAAAGTPNTVFPTTHRELLALTGGRPLPVTA, encoded by the coding sequence ATGACCGCGGACCAGACGCCCGGACCCACCGCCCTGAACGAGCGGCGCCCGGAGGAGCTGCCGGAGCGCAGCCGCATCGTCGCCGAGGCCCTGAAGGCCGCCGGGATCCCCGGCGGGATCGTCGAACTGGACGCCTCGGCCCGCACCGCCGCGCTGGCCGCCCAGGCCCTGGGCTGCGAGGTCGGCGCGATCGCCAACAGCCTGGTGTTCATGGCCGAGGACACCCCGGTCCTCGTCCTCACCAGCGGCCGGCACCGGGTGGACACCGCGGCGCTGGCCGCCCGGCTCGGCCTGCCCGCCCTGAAGCGCGCCACCCCCGAGCAGGTCCGCTCCGCCACCGGCCAGGCCATCGGCGGCGTCGCCCCGGTGGGCCACCCCGAACCGCTGCTCACCGTCGTCGACGAGGCACTGCGCGACCACCCCCGCATCTGGGCCGCCGCGGGCACCCCGAACACCGTCTTCCCCACCACCCACCGCGAACTCCTCGCCCTCACCGGCGGCCGTCCCCTCCCCGTCACCGCATGA
- a CDS encoding RNA polymerase sigma factor, which yields MSDQTCNGPSPGELVERARAGDPSAVEALLRRYALMVDAIVRCYRLPHQDAADARQLVWCRLAEHLDRIREPERVGSWIARTAHSACAKQARMAARLAPVDPGTLHAVDHDTPEALVLAAEQGRLVRAAISAMGEPDRTVAALDLHWPRAPAAAVADAARLPLSRVGAVRRRARRRLRRLLADEFGEPGGSPPDDPPSERERAPRRGS from the coding sequence GTGAGTGACCAGACCTGTAACGGCCCTTCACCGGGTGAGCTGGTCGAGCGCGCCCGCGCCGGCGACCCGTCCGCGGTGGAGGCGCTGCTCCGCCGGTACGCGCTGATGGTCGACGCGATCGTGCGCTGCTACCGGCTGCCGCACCAGGACGCCGCGGACGCCCGGCAGCTGGTGTGGTGCCGGCTCGCCGAGCACCTGGACCGGATCCGCGAACCGGAGCGGGTGGGATCCTGGATCGCGCGCACCGCGCACAGCGCCTGCGCCAAGCAGGCCCGAATGGCCGCCCGGCTCGCCCCGGTCGACCCGGGCACGCTGCACGCCGTGGACCACGACACCCCGGAGGCGCTGGTCCTCGCCGCGGAGCAGGGCCGCCTGGTCCGCGCGGCCATCTCCGCCATGGGCGAGCCCGACCGCACCGTGGCCGCGCTGGACCTGCACTGGCCGCGGGCGCCCGCGGCCGCCGTGGCCGACGCCGCCCGGCTCCCCCTCTCCCGGGTCGGGGCCGTCCGCCGGCGCGCCCGCCGCCGGCTGAGGCGGCTGCTCGCCGACGAGTTCGGAGAACCCGGCGGCTCCCCGCCCGACGACCCTCCGAGCGAACGAGAAAGGGCACCGCGCCGTGGATCGTGA